The proteins below come from a single Streptomyces tubercidicus genomic window:
- a CDS encoding DNA-3-methyladenine glycosylase 2 family protein, which translates to MHTDTERCLRAVQSKDARFDGWFYTAVLTTRIYCRPSCPVVPPKPENMRFYPSAAAAQQAGFRACKRCRPDASPGSPEWNERADLVARAMRLIADGIVDREGVPGLADRLGYSTRQIERQLLAELGAGPLALARAQRAQTARLLVETTALPMAEVAFAAGFASIRTFNETVREVFALSPSELRQRARPGPRATVPGALALRLPFRQPLNPDNLFGHLAATAVPGVEEWRDGAYRRTLNLPYGHGIVALSPRPDHIDCRLSLTDLRDLAGAIARCRRMLDLDADPEAVDGLLREDPRLTPLVDKAPGRRVPRTVDADEFAVRAVLGQQVSTAAARTHAGRLVRAHGEPVDDPDGGLSHLFPSTAALAGLDPEQLAMPRTRRTTLTGVIAALGSGALQLGVGSDRDAARAQLAALPGIGPWTVECIAMRALGDPDAFTPTDLGLRRAAAGLGLPHTPAALIRHSALWRPWRAYAVQYLWATDDHPINHLPTN; encoded by the coding sequence ATGCACACCGACACCGAGCGCTGTCTGCGCGCCGTGCAGTCCAAGGACGCCCGCTTCGACGGCTGGTTCTATACGGCCGTCCTCACGACCCGTATCTACTGCCGTCCCAGCTGCCCCGTGGTGCCTCCCAAGCCGGAGAACATGCGCTTCTACCCGAGCGCGGCCGCTGCCCAGCAGGCCGGTTTCCGGGCCTGCAAGCGATGCCGCCCGGACGCCAGCCCGGGGTCCCCGGAGTGGAACGAGCGGGCCGACCTCGTCGCCCGCGCCATGCGGCTGATCGCCGACGGCATCGTCGACCGCGAGGGCGTCCCCGGACTCGCGGACCGGCTCGGCTACAGCACCCGGCAGATCGAGCGGCAGCTGCTGGCCGAGCTGGGGGCGGGGCCGCTCGCGCTGGCCCGCGCCCAGCGTGCGCAGACCGCCCGGCTCCTGGTGGAGACCACCGCACTGCCGATGGCCGAGGTCGCCTTCGCCGCCGGTTTCGCCAGCATCCGGACCTTCAACGAGACGGTACGGGAGGTCTTCGCGCTCTCCCCGTCGGAGCTGCGGCAGCGCGCACGGCCGGGCCCCCGGGCGACAGTGCCCGGTGCGCTCGCGCTGCGGCTGCCCTTCCGGCAGCCGCTGAACCCCGACAACCTCTTCGGACATCTCGCCGCCACCGCGGTCCCTGGCGTCGAGGAGTGGCGGGACGGCGCCTACCGCCGGACCCTGAACCTCCCCTACGGGCACGGCATCGTGGCCCTCTCGCCCCGCCCCGACCACATCGACTGCCGCCTCTCCCTCACCGATCTGCGCGATCTGGCCGGTGCCATCGCCCGCTGCCGCCGGATGCTCGACCTCGACGCGGACCCGGAAGCCGTCGACGGGCTCCTCCGCGAGGACCCACGGCTGACCCCACTCGTCGACAAGGCGCCCGGCCGACGGGTCCCGCGGACGGTCGACGCCGACGAATTCGCGGTCCGCGCCGTCCTCGGCCAGCAGGTCTCCACCGCGGCGGCCCGTACCCACGCCGGGCGGCTGGTCCGTGCCCACGGCGAACCGGTCGACGACCCGGACGGCGGCCTCAGCCACCTCTTCCCGTCCACCGCCGCGCTCGCCGGGCTGGACCCGGAGCAGCTGGCGATGCCCCGCACCCGCCGGACCACGCTCACCGGCGTGATCGCCGCCCTCGGCTCCGGTGCGCTGCAACTGGGCGTCGGCAGCGACCGGGACGCCGCACGGGCGCAGCTCGCGGCGCTGCCCGGCATCGGCCCCTGGACCGTCGAGTGCATCGCGATGCGCGCGCTCGGCGACCCGGACGCCTTCACCCCGACCGACCTCGGTCTGCGCCGCGCGGCCGCCGGCCTCGGCCTGCCGCACACCCCGGCGGCCCTCATCCGGCACTCCGCCCTCTGGCGCCCTTGGCGCGCCTACGCTGTCCAGTACCTCTGGGCGACCGACGACCACCCCATCAACCACCTCCCGACGAACTGA